From one Lotus japonicus ecotype B-129 chromosome 3, LjGifu_v1.2 genomic stretch:
- the LOC130746613 gene encoding IAA-amino acid hydrolase ILR1-like 4, with the protein MSSFNRFHFFIIILQVFATIPILSLADSSSLTPNQLFTNFLDTAKNPELFDWMVTIRRKIHQFPELGYEEFQTSEVIRTELDKLGIPYKHPVAVTGVIGFIGTGNSPFVALRADMDALRMPELVDWEYKSQVPGKMHACGHDAHMTMLLGAANMLKQREQEINGTIVLVFQPAEEGGAGAKKIVESGALENVSAIFGLHVLPTLPVGEVASRSGPLMAGSGRFEAIINGKGGHAALPHTAIDPILAASNVVISLQYLVSREADPLEPQVVTVAKFEGGGTFNVIPDYVKIGGTFRAFSTKSLEYLKQRIEQVIIAQAAVQRCNATVSFFEEVSPSYPPTINDGDLHEKFRDVAESLLGADKVHLNLPPVTAAEDFSFYQKVIPGYFFLLGMHDNASNDIRAHSVHSPYLKINEEGLPYGAALHASLAINYLQTYQQERPIARDGSRSSCQQGIMA; encoded by the exons ATGTCTTCCTTCAACCGCTTCCATTTTTTCATTATCATTTTGCAAGTCTTTGCTACAATTCCCATTCTCTCATTAGCAGATTCCAGCTCCCTCACCCCAAATCAGCTCTTCACCAACTTCCTTGACACTGCCAAGAACCCTGAGCTTTTTGATTGGATGGTCACAATCAGAAGGAAGATACATCAGTTTCCGGAGTTGGGCTATGAAGAATTTCAGACCAGTGAAGTGATAAGAACAGAATTGGATAAGTTGGGGATCCCCTATAAACACCCTGTTGCAGTCACCGGTGTTATTGGCTTCATAGGGACTGGAAATTCGCCTTTCGTCGCCTTAAGAGCTGATATGGATGCTCTACGCATGCCG GAATTGGTTGATTGGGAGTACAAGAGTCAAGTACCTGGAAAGATGCACGCATGTGGTCATGACGCTCATATGACCATGCTTCTTGGTGCTGCAAATATGCTGAAACAGCGCGAACAAGAGATAAAT GGAACCATTGTGCTTGTTTTCCAACCAGCAGAGGAAGGAGGTGCAGGGGCTAAGAAAATTGTTGAATCTGGAGCCTTGGAAAATGTATCTGCTATCTTTGGATTGCATGTGCTACCAACGCTTCCAGTTGGTGAAGTGGCTTCTAGATCTGGTCCTTTAATGGCAGGGTCTGGTCGCTTTGAAGCAATTATCAATGGAAAGGGAGGTCATGCAGCTCTTCCTCATACTGCTATTGACCCGATTTTGGCTGCTTCTAATGTAGTTATTAGCTTACAATACCTAGTTTCCCGCGAGGCTGATCCTTTGGAACCCCAG GTTGTGACAGTTGCAAAGTTTGAAGGAGGTGGCACATTCAATGTTATTCCAGATTATGTCAAAATTGGAGGAACCTTCAGAGCTTTTTCCACAAAAAGCTTGGAGTACCTGAAACAGCGCATTGAACAGGTTATCATTGCACAAGCTGCAGTGCAGAGATGCAATGCAACTGTGAGCTTCTTTGAGGAAGTGAGTCCTTCATATCCTCCCACTATTAATGATGGTGACTTGCACGAAAAGTTTCGCGATGTTGCAGAGAGTTTGCTTGGCGCTGATAAAGTTCACCTCAACCTTCCACCAGTCACTGCTGCTGAAGACTTTTCATTCTATCAAAAGGTCATACCTGGCTACTTCTTTTTACTTGGAATGCATGATAATGCCTCAAATGATATCAGGGCTCATTCGGTGCACTCACCTTATCtcaagatcaatgaagaaggactTCCTTATGGAGCTGCACTTCATGCATCATTAGCTATCAATTATCTTCAAACATATCAGCAAGAGAGACCCATCGCTAGAGATGGAAGTAGGTCAAGCTGTCAACAAGGGATTATGGCCTAG
- the LOC130746614 gene encoding glycosyltransferase BC10-like: MQSRLEEGKDPGVIRTSPSRPFPVRLLQFFLLFLVIGLGGFFLSMYMIRHFGIHNVALVQSTFRPCVQQPAAIESWIRPPSSLLHTMNDMELFWRASFVPRIESYPFKRTPKIAFMFLTKGPLPMAPLWEKFFKGHQKLYSIYIHSLPSYNADFPPSSVFYKRNIPSQVAEWGMMSMCDSERRLLANALLDISNEWFILLSESCIPLQNFSIIYRYISRSRYSFMGAVDEPGPYGRGRYDENMAPEINMSDWRKGSQWFEINRELAIRIVEDSTYYPKLRDFCRPHKCYVDEHYFQTMLTINTPHLLANRSLTYVDWSRGGAHPATFGKDDIKEEFFKKVLQEQTCLYNNQPSSLCFLFARKFAPNALGPLLDIAPKVLGI; this comes from the exons ATGCAGTCTAGGTTGGAGGAAGGGAAGGACCCTGGTGTGATAAGAACTAGTCCTTCTAGGCCATTCCCTGTGAGACTTCTGCAATTCTTCTTGCTATTTTTGGTTATTGGCTTGGGTGGTTTCTTTCTTAGCATGTACATGATTAGGCATTTCGGTATTCACAATGTGGCTCTGGTACAATCTACGTTCAGGCCTTGCGTCCAGCAGCCGGCGGCTATAGAAAGTTGGATTAGGCCTCCGTCGAGTTTGCTGCACACCATGAATGACATGGAGCTCTTTTGGCGGGCTTCTTTCGTTCCGAGGATCGAGAGTTATCCTTTTAAAAGAACTCCAAAGATTGCCTTCATGTTCTTGACCAAGGGACCCTTGCCTATGGCGCCGCTCTGGGAGAAGTTCTTTAAAGGGCACCAGAAGCTATATTCCATCTATATTCATTCACTGCCATCTTACAATGCTGATTTTCCACCATCATCAGTTTTTTATAAGAGAAACATCCCAAGCCAG GTTGCAGAGTGGGGAATGATGAGTATGTGTGATTCTGAAAGAAGACTTCTGGCGAATGCATTGCTTGATATTTCAAACGAATGGTTTATCCTCCTGTCTGAGTCATGCATTCCTCTCCAGAACTTCAGCATTATATACCGTTACATATCACGCTCAAGGTACAGCTTTATGGGTGCAGTTGATGAACCCGGTCCTTACGGGAGAGGACGTTACGATGAAAACATGGCACCTGAGATCAACATGAGCGATTGGCGAAAGGGGTCTCAGTGGTTCGAAATTAATCGAGAACTTGCTATTAGAATAGTTGAAGACAGCACTTACTATCCGAAGCTCAGAGATTTCTGCAGACCACACAAATGCTATGTTGATGAGCACTATTTCCAGACAATGTTAACCATTAACACTCCTCATCTTTTGGCAAATAGGAGCCTCACTTATGTGGACTGGTCTAGGGGTGGTGCCCACCCAGCTACCTTTGGGAAGGATGATATCAAAGAGGAGTTCTTCAAGAAAGTTTTGCAAGAGCAGACATGTCTTTATAATAACCAGCCATCTTCCCTTTGTTTCTTATTCGCGAGAAAGTTTGCACCGAATGCTTTGGGTCCTCTTTTAGATATAGCACCCAAAGTTCTAGGAATATAA